AACATTGGAGGAGGATTAGTATTTGACTCATTCATTATATCTTACTAACCACCCAAGTTCACTAAATCCTAACATAAACAATCATAATGACACAACTcagtaaaataaaacacaaatagtAACCTAAGCAACACCccaaacaataacaaacaacaTGACACAAATGACAACAAACAACATGACACAAATGACAACAAACAACAATTTAATTACAACAATTTACTCAATTACAGAAGCCATAAATAGACGATTACAACACCATCTATCAACATTGTTACGATTGGAATTACAACAAAAGCAATTACTCCAATTAGGGGAACTCCAAATTACAACAATGAATCACACAATAACACCTTCAACTCCAATTGGGGGAAATCAAAATAgggttacaattaaaaattagggctcaaaattttgaattaggaACAAACCTGTGTCGTGGTGGTCACCCTTCGTCGGAATCGTCATTGTCCATTGCGGTATAGTGGCTTTGCGTTGTCCTCGTCGTGTTGTGGCTCTCCATCAAAGTTGTGTTGTGATGGTTGGGTTGCCTTCGACGCCATTGACAAGAGAAACACGGAGGAGAAGAGAAAGACACAAGAGAGATGAAGTTTTGCAGAGTGTTTTAAATGTTGTAGAGAGAAGCAAagagttttttttgttttaggaGGGTGTTTTGTGAGTTTCTATTTCTGATGCCTTTATTCACTGAACAACACTCATCATCAGTCATCACCAACCACAACATGTTGCATGCGAGGTTTTTAATTATGTGTGGGCCACGAGTTGGCCTGTTTTGGCCTACGGGGTGGCCCATTGGGTTGGCAGGCCGGGTTGATGCAGGTTATCAGGCTATGTTCTCTACCGTAgcctactttttttttttttgcggcCAACGGGTCAGCTTGCCACGCCTGAACCTTTTTTCCATCCCTATTCCCATATCctccaaatttcttttttaattttcttccttaatgGTATCGCattcaacttattttattttttatagccTGATGGTAAAGATCAAGatgaagaaaaatgattaaaaatctAAGTGGTTATGTGAAGATCaagatgaagaaaaatgaaagtgTGGACAAGGGATTtctaaattatactttttttattctaataaatattatactttttaaataatggtAATTACTTTTACTTATGAAAGTGGATACAATATtgcaatatcattttttaatatgtggacaaattttaaatttcactatATATTAGATGTGTTTTGattaatatagtttaaattttatttattttattttatttctattattttagtagaatacatttattttaactaatattttgaaaacaaaattattgaaaagGGTTTTAAccatacaaaaatattagaaaaaattaaggatttaaattttttaatataaaatagttgTAAGTAAAGAAGGTTTCAAACCTCCGCAAAATAATAGTCATCAATATGAGAGGTTaaaatccttaaaaaaaaaatcttcacaATATAAATCGAAAACAAGAGGTTATCTTAAACCTCCACAATAAGTTGTAACCAATGTAACTACAAGGTTTATAAAACTCCCACAAATTAATTTGCAAAGGGTTAAAACCCcaaatatagatataaaaacCTTCTCAAAataacttctttatttttatagtaatatgtaaaaaaaatgtcacacgTGATGCCACATCATGTGAAAAAAAACATGGTAAAAATTGAGAATCAAATGATGATTTTATTGtttcatataatatttatatattttaccttCATTTCAATtaacaaatcataaaaaattttagtctaataaaaatatttttacaaatcgtttttatttaagataaatttataaaattacctctagtaaatatatttgttttttaaataagctattttatatttttaattttgtagctCTAGATTGTTTGTCACATGTGAGCTTACTTTTCAAGGAGTTTTATCAAATATTGAAACATTTTCCCAATATATTAAGTGTTGGATTATGTCATTGAGAGATTACGTATTAGATcacttaaatattatttcaatgcAAAGAACATAAACAAATCGCAATTAAAAgtatcattaataaaataaaattgaaatagttCACTTATTCATCTTCTGCATTGCAAGTTCATACATAGTTTTTATTGAAGGAAAAGACTGTTACCCTAGTACACTTGATAATAAAAACAGGACTTAAATAGCATTGTGGTGAAAAACTTCCTTCATTAATTTGTAGAAGTTGTTGTAAGATGATCCTCCAACATCAGTAGCTCCCACTGTTTTCTTCTTCCATGCTAAGGATTTCTGTCTCATTTGcattcctttttctcctttcatCATTTCTATCACAAGCTTCGTTATCTCTTCTCTCTTCACATCATGATTAACTTCCATTCCAATCCCCCAATTTGCACACACATACCTAGAATTTGTTTGTTGCTCAGCAAAGAAAGGCCAACAAATCATAGGCACACCAGCAGATATGCTTTCAAGAGTAGAATTCCAACCAGAATGGGTTAGAAAAACCCCAACAGAGGGATGAGAAAGCACTTGCTCTTGCATGCACCAACTTGTTATATACCCTCTATCCTTGATCTCATCGAAGAACTCTTGTGGCAATGAATCAGATTCATCAGCTACTACATCTGCccttttgatccataagaaaGGTAGTTTGCTATTTGCAAGTCCCCATGCAAATTCTTTCAAGTGATGATTTGTCATTACTGTAATACTTCCATAATTAACATAAACCACTGAGTTAGGTTCCCATTTGTCTAACCATGTTAAGCAGTTTGAGTCATTCTTCCATAAGCTTGATCCACCTGACATGAAACCCTTGTCCTTCTCGGGAAAATGCCTACCAAGCAAGTCAAGTGGACCAATGGTGTATATGTTTGGGTTCTTTGCCCTAAGGGCATCAAGGGCTTCTACCTCTATGTCTTCGAATGTGTTTATAATGATTGAAGAAGATCTCCAGCAGTTTTTTACCTCAGAACGCAAGAAATCAAACATAATATCATCCAAACTAGTCACTCGAATAAAAGTTGGAATGTCCTTCAGTCTTATATTTTTCATTCCAGAGATCCAATCTAAACTTTGATCCAAGCTCCCATCAACCTCAAAGTTTTCATCTGTATATTTCAcgaa
This portion of the Vigna unguiculata cultivar IT97K-499-35 chromosome 6, ASM411807v1, whole genome shotgun sequence genome encodes:
- the LOC114186881 gene encoding linamarin synthase 1-like gives rise to the protein MESLESSKPHVVCVPYPAQGHVNPLMKFAKLLHCKGFHITFVNTEFNHKRFVRSHGAEFVKGLPDFVFETIPDGLPPSDKDATQDITLLCDSTRKNCYGPFKELLLKLNSSADVPSISCIVADGVMGFAATVAKDLGIPEVQLWTASACGFVGYLQYDDLVERGIVPFKDENFEVDGSLDQSLDWISGMKNIRLKDIPTFIRVTSLDDIMFDFLRSEVKNCWRSSSIIINTFEDIEVEALDALRAKNPNIYTIGPLDLLGRHFPEKDKGFMSGGSSLWKNDSNCLTWLDKWEPNSVVYVNYGSITVMTNHHLKEFAWGLANSKLPFLWIKRADVVADESDSLPQEFFDEIKDRGYITSWCMQEQVLSHPSVGVFLTHSGWNSTLESISAGVPMICWPFFAEQQTNSRYVCANWGIGMEVNHDVKREEITKLVIEMMKGEKGMQMRQKSLAWKKKTVGATDVGGSSYNNFYKLMKEVFHHNAI